AGTGGTTCAAGTAATTCTTTGACTTTACATGCTCCATTACATATTAAGAGTTTAGAAAACGGCATGATTAGTGTAGAAGGAACACCTACTGATTGTGTACATTTAGCTATTACTGGTGGAATGTTACAGAAAATTCCTGACATAGTAGTAGCTGGGATTAATGATGGACCTAATTTAGGAGATGATGTTTGGTACTCCGGGACAGTCGCTGCCGCTATGGAGGGACGTTTTTTAGGTATTCCTGCACTGGCGGTTTCGTTAGTAGGAGAACGGTTTTTTTATCATGAGACGGCAGCTAAAGTAACGAAAAAGTTAATTAAATATATTATGAAAGATTCTTTATTTGCTACTAATGCGATATTGAACATTAATGTACCGGATTTACCTTATCATAAATTAAAGGGTTTCAAAGTTACGAGATTAGGCGCTCGGCACAAATCTGAACCGATAATTCGACAGATTGATCCTCGCGGTCATCCTATTTATTGGGTAGGAGCAGTTGGGGCTGAACAAGATGCGGGCCCTGGAACAGATTTCTTTGCTATCAACAATCAATGTGTCTCCATTACTCCATTGCGTGTAGACCTTACTTGTTATGAAGCTTTTGATCAACTAGTCGCTTTGGTTGAGGAAGCTTCTTGGGAAAACTCTGAAAATTAGGCAGCCCTTAATTTTTAGGATTATTTGATTTAAGTGTAATAATTAAAAAGAAGGTTGGAAAAACAAATCTTCTACTGATTTTTAATCAGTAGCTAGTAGCTAAACTTACAAGATAAAATGAAACCTAATACTAATAAAACTAATCTATTGCAGAAATATTATAAGATAACTCAATCAGATTTGCCATTGTCGTGCCCGATGATGGGGAAAAATATTTGGAACAAACATCCTAAAATTTATTTACCTATTGAACAAAAAGGCTATTTTGTATGTCCTTATTGTGGAACTGAATATTTTTTACAAGGCTTGGAACGGTTGAAAAAAGAATGTGATTAAAACAAACATACT
The genomic region above belongs to Coxiella endosymbiont of Amblyomma americanum and contains:
- the surE gene encoding 5'/3'-nucleotidase SurE, translating into MHLLISNDDGVYAKGLSILVDTLKNLGHISVFAPDRNRSGSSNSLTLHAPLHIKSLENGMISVEGTPTDCVHLAITGGMLQKIPDIVVAGINDGPNLGDDVWYSGTVAAAMEGRFLGIPALAVSLVGERFFYHETAAKVTKKLIKYIMKDSLFATNAILNINVPDLPYHKLKGFKVTRLGARHKSEPIIRQIDPRGHPIYWVGAVGAEQDAGPGTDFFAINNQCVSITPLRVDLTCYEAFDQLVALVEEASWENSEN
- a CDS encoding zinc-finger domain-containing protein → MKPNTNKTNLLQKYYKITQSDLPLSCPMMGKNIWNKHPKIYLPIEQKGYFVCPYCGTEYFLQGLERLKKECD